From the Leptospira biflexa serovar Patoc strain 'Patoc 1 (Paris)' genome, one window contains:
- a CDS encoding nucleotidyltransferase family protein produces MSAIEVLNFNFIQNALKKYKEELDSLGVETIHLFGSVARDEAKKNSDIDFLVKFKPGKKNFDNFMNLTFLLEDLFKVKVDLLTVDSISGSIKNSVESESVLIEV; encoded by the coding sequence ATGTCTGCGATAGAAGTTCTAAATTTTAATTTTATTCAAAACGCATTGAAAAAATATAAAGAGGAACTTGATTCCTTGGGTGTTGAAACGATTCACCTATTCGGATCAGTCGCTAGAGATGAAGCTAAAAAAAATAGTGATATTGATTTCCTGGTAAAATTCAAGCCTGGCAAGAAAAATTTTGATAATTTTATGAATCTAACTTTTCTACTCGAAGATCTTTTTAAGGTAAAAGTGGATCTACTCACAGTTGATTCTATTTCGGGTTCAATTAAAAATTCAGTTGAGAGTGAGTCAGTATTAATTGAAGTCTGA
- a CDS encoding DUF86 domain-containing protein, which produces MKSDIDYIKHIFDEILFIKSELTKTNEVLFLNDNVLKRAFVRSIEIIGEASNKLSDSFKKKYNEPEWRKFSATRNHLIHGYFIVDYEIVWDLVQNKIPILESQIKQIIQKEKTLFD; this is translated from the coding sequence TTGAAGTCTGATATCGATTATATTAAACATATCTTTGATGAAATTTTGTTTATTAAAAGCGAATTAACTAAAACTAACGAAGTTTTATTCCTGAATGATAATGTTTTAAAAAGAGCCTTTGTTCGCAGTATTGAAATTATTGGTGAGGCCTCCAATAAACTCTCCGATTCATTTAAGAAAAAATATAATGAACCTGAATGGAGAAAATTCTCTGCAACTAGAAACCATTTAATTCATGGTTATTTTATTGTTGATTATGAAATTGTATGGGACCTGGTTCAAAACAAAATCCCAATTCTTGAATCACAAATAAAACAAATTATACAAAAAGAAAAAACTCTTTTTGATTAA
- a CDS encoding transketolase: MEKVEVAKKFAKDIRIQVIKMVTAANSGHPGGPLGLADIYAALYTSILNHDPKNPELPERDRLILSNGHVCAVRYAAMGLSGYFPVEDLLTFRNINSYLQGHPSTRYMKGIESSSGSLGQGLSVSVGLALGAKLKKETYKIYTCISDGECGEGMTWEAAQSAVHFKTDNLIAFMDRNYIQIDGNTEEVMKLEPLDKKFEMFGWNVINADGHNMEEIFSAFAKAKQHTGGPTLIVFRTILGKGVSYMENNPKWHGTPPNKEQEAQALAELA; the protein is encoded by the coding sequence ATGGAAAAAGTTGAAGTCGCAAAGAAATTTGCAAAAGATATCCGAATCCAAGTAATCAAAATGGTTACAGCTGCCAATTCTGGCCACCCAGGTGGACCACTTGGACTTGCTGATATCTACGCTGCACTTTACACTTCCATTTTAAACCACGATCCTAAAAATCCAGAATTGCCAGAAAGAGATCGATTGATTTTATCCAACGGACACGTTTGCGCCGTTCGTTATGCCGCAATGGGACTTTCTGGTTACTTCCCAGTGGAAGACCTTCTCACGTTTCGTAATATCAATTCCTACTTACAAGGCCACCCATCCACTCGTTATATGAAAGGGATTGAGTCTAGTTCTGGTTCCCTTGGACAAGGTTTATCTGTATCGGTTGGACTTGCCCTTGGTGCAAAACTAAAAAAAGAGACATATAAAATTTATACATGCATTTCTGATGGGGAATGTGGTGAAGGGATGACTTGGGAAGCAGCACAATCTGCTGTTCACTTCAAAACGGATAACCTCATTGCCTTTATGGATCGTAACTACATTCAAATTGATGGTAATACAGAAGAAGTCATGAAGTTAGAACCACTTGATAAAAAATTTGAAATGTTTGGTTGGAATGTGATCAATGCAGACGGACATAATATGGAAGAAATTTTTTCTGCATTTGCCAAAGCAAAACAACATACAGGTGGACCAACGCTGATTGTCTTTAGAACCATTTTAGGGAAAGGTGTTTCTTATATGGAAAACAATCCGAAATGGCATGGCACTCCACCAAATAAAGAACAAGAAGCACAAGCTCTTGCAGAATTAGCTTAA
- a CDS encoding transglutaminase-like domain-containing protein has product MGQNSFPDFYPDDITRLLYDWEVAPAEKKRFLLKLIASRIPWQIQLESALDEVKDPYLRVQARNLKSEILRHRLRHSFFKLTLRGNTNHYKDLEEMVVQLSNIGFPDQNYAEIKHELDRIALRISELYDDHSGYLTDELKVQILCQVMFQEEGFVGNIQSYNDPGNSYVFQVMKSRLGIPISLSVVYLLVAQRLGLPLYGTNLPLHFLLQYESEGYFTYIDPFHGGVLLDKFTCEKFLEANGYTNSPKYFTKASTLSMIKRMCRNLLHIYRDNQSKEMEHMIKDHLQILESRSTHVE; this is encoded by the coding sequence ATGGGACAAAACTCTTTTCCTGATTTTTACCCGGATGATATCACTCGTTTATTGTATGATTGGGAAGTTGCTCCTGCAGAAAAAAAACGTTTTCTCTTAAAACTCATTGCATCTCGTATTCCTTGGCAAATTCAATTGGAATCTGCCTTGGATGAAGTGAAAGATCCATACCTTCGAGTACAAGCTCGGAATCTTAAATCAGAAATCCTTCGCCATCGTCTTAGGCATTCCTTCTTCAAACTCACGTTACGTGGGAATACAAATCATTATAAAGATTTGGAAGAGATGGTGGTCCAACTTTCTAATATTGGATTTCCTGATCAAAATTATGCAGAGATCAAACATGAATTGGATCGGATTGCACTTCGCATTTCTGAGTTATACGATGATCATTCTGGTTATTTAACAGACGAACTCAAAGTACAAATCCTTTGCCAAGTGATGTTCCAAGAAGAGGGTTTTGTTGGCAACATCCAAAGTTATAATGATCCAGGAAATTCTTATGTATTCCAAGTGATGAAAAGTCGACTTGGCATTCCCATTTCATTATCTGTTGTGTATCTACTGGTGGCGCAACGGCTTGGTCTTCCTTTATATGGAACAAACCTCCCACTCCATTTCCTATTACAGTATGAATCCGAAGGCTATTTTACCTACATCGATCCATTCCATGGTGGCGTTTTATTAGATAAATTCACTTGTGAAAAATTTTTAGAAGCGAATGGATATACCAATTCTCCCAAGTATTTCACGAAAGCATCCACACTTTCTATGATCAAACGGATGTGTCGTAATTTACTCCATATCTATCGCGACAATCAGTCCAAAGAAATGGAACATATGATTAAGGATCATCTTCAGATTCTCGAAAGTCGATCCACTCATGTGGAATAA
- a CDS encoding polyprenyl synthetase family protein, translated as MKSKIKIQSVLSKFDKNLDSIIHEDIPILKKIKKQVITSGGKRIRPFSHYLFCQFMNVKDVSWLDVGSVAELIHAASLLHDDVVDNAPIRRGKPTIGASFGNKTAILAGDYLLACGISRLNSLGNPDLMEIFSQVLRDLSVSELLQMEWEKNPNITLKIYDQIIYGKTASLFGVCTEAAAILANQSKEKRKEFRQFGVRLGKLFQKKDDCLDYFEDSKASGKEFLKDFKNGLFTYPVLVLRSKLNLLEKRKLNRLFQKEIRDVKDESIILDLMNSKKIPAILHKELESEKNDLLRFLNQFPKSEERELFIEQLSRLT; from the coding sequence ATGAAGTCAAAGATTAAGATCCAATCTGTACTGTCCAAATTTGATAAAAATTTAGACAGTATCATTCACGAAGACATTCCCATCCTTAAAAAAATAAAAAAACAAGTCATCACATCCGGAGGAAAAAGAATTCGACCTTTCTCCCATTATCTCTTTTGTCAATTTATGAATGTAAAGGATGTTAGTTGGTTAGATGTTGGAAGTGTTGCCGAGCTGATCCATGCGGCAAGTTTGTTACATGATGATGTGGTTGACAATGCCCCCATTCGTCGTGGAAAACCAACCATTGGTGCTAGTTTCGGTAACAAAACGGCAATCCTTGCTGGAGATTATCTATTGGCTTGTGGGATTAGCCGACTGAACTCACTTGGCAATCCTGATCTTATGGAAATTTTTTCCCAAGTGTTAAGAGATCTTTCTGTGAGTGAACTTTTGCAGATGGAATGGGAAAAAAATCCAAATATCACATTAAAAATCTACGATCAAATCATTTATGGAAAAACGGCTTCCTTATTCGGTGTTTGTACGGAAGCAGCAGCTATATTGGCAAACCAATCAAAGGAAAAACGAAAAGAGTTTCGTCAATTCGGTGTTAGGTTAGGGAAGTTATTCCAAAAAAAAGATGATTGTTTGGATTATTTTGAAGATTCCAAGGCAAGTGGAAAGGAATTTTTAAAAGATTTTAAAAACGGTCTTTTTACCTATCCTGTTTTGGTATTACGCTCAAAACTAAACCTTTTGGAAAAACGGAAGTTAAACCGATTGTTCCAAAAAGAAATTCGTGATGTAAAAGATGAATCTATAATTTTGGATTTAATGAATTCCAAAAAAATTCCAGCCATCCTGCACAAAGAATTGGAATCCGAAAAAAATGATTTATTACGATTCCTCAATCAGTTTCCTAAATCAGAGGAACGAGAACTCTTTATAGAACAACTGAGTCGTCTTACTTGA
- a CDS encoding ATP-binding protein: protein MLRLVVSLVCFPFLLWAEGEQKLVHLGTNPNASLEGSSPSLSIYYFGFTKESHYYQIKLEEDPNRYFHFENGMLSELDCELIQDGKITKQFQTGLLRKKNPDVSYTGGFLFPAKEKGIYRFRIQSDDTHRINFRIRKESELFQYTKSLSLWQGLYLGLCILLCLFTAAQYILLREKISLLLTFATFTVLFTNVLRSGLFYEYGFSDFDWFYRYVPGLLSLSPIGFVLFLREFLHTKTKHPNFDRYVMVYIYMMFLSMGVSIFDLQLYFRFIYTNSLMLSTATFAYSIYCLIQKKEHANVLFFAFLVRQISTTLLIFTNTGYLPSFPFLSSANEIGAAIQMTIFTIVISKFQIQERIIKEQTVTKVNEELEFMVSERTKELQLQKEKLENAILQLSQTENQLALSEKMTELGKLVAGVAHEINNPLSAIKASIETLMESKQNETIHLGTKENIYSTLDIAQIQTLTRMFQYQSDFGLVASYTERKEKKAELKKILKDNGLDYEEATLEKFLDVGITKLEENQIHLLQQGKDKLTDLILEEKNFRLHLSIIQIAVDRSSKIILALKNFSRVTHSEQRKIFTLLDNIETVITIYQYRMRSKVSLKKTFLTDATILGWPEDLMRVWTNLILNALEAMKTKGNLTISTEKNGRHVEVKVIDNGPGIPIEIQNRIFEPFFTTKQQGEGTGMGLGITKSIIEKHFGKITVESEPGRTCFCILLPAIELIDPHATE, encoded by the coding sequence TTGCTTCGCCTTGTTGTAAGTCTCGTCTGTTTTCCCTTTCTGTTATGGGCAGAAGGGGAACAAAAATTAGTCCATTTAGGAACCAATCCCAATGCATCGCTAGAAGGAAGTTCACCTTCGTTATCCATTTATTACTTTGGATTTACAAAAGAAAGCCACTACTATCAAATCAAACTAGAAGAAGATCCAAATCGATATTTTCATTTTGAAAATGGAATGTTATCGGAACTCGATTGTGAATTGATCCAAGATGGTAAGATCACCAAACAATTCCAAACAGGGCTTCTGAGAAAAAAAAATCCAGACGTTTCCTATACAGGTGGTTTTTTATTTCCCGCAAAAGAAAAGGGAATTTATCGTTTTCGAATCCAGTCGGATGACACACATCGAATCAATTTTAGAATTCGAAAAGAATCAGAATTATTCCAATACACCAAATCTTTGTCCTTATGGCAAGGTCTCTATTTGGGACTTTGTATTCTCTTGTGTTTGTTTACTGCAGCTCAATACATACTTCTGCGAGAAAAAATTTCACTTCTATTAACCTTTGCAACCTTCACTGTTTTATTTACTAACGTTTTACGTTCAGGTCTTTTTTATGAATATGGCTTTAGTGATTTTGATTGGTTTTATCGATATGTACCAGGACTACTCTCACTTAGCCCAATCGGATTTGTATTATTCCTAAGGGAATTTTTACATACCAAAACAAAACACCCCAACTTTGATCGTTATGTAATGGTATACATTTATATGATGTTTCTTTCGATGGGTGTCTCGATCTTCGACTTACAACTCTATTTCCGATTTATCTATACCAATAGTTTGATGTTATCAACCGCTACATTTGCTTATTCGATCTATTGTTTAATTCAAAAAAAGGAACATGCAAATGTATTGTTTTTTGCTTTTTTGGTTAGGCAAATTAGTACGACCTTACTCATCTTCACAAACACGGGTTACCTGCCATCCTTTCCTTTCCTAAGTTCAGCCAATGAAATTGGTGCCGCAATCCAGATGACAATCTTTACAATTGTTATCTCAAAATTTCAGATCCAAGAAAGGATCATCAAAGAACAAACGGTAACAAAAGTAAACGAAGAATTGGAATTTATGGTTTCAGAAAGAACCAAAGAATTACAGTTACAAAAAGAAAAATTAGAAAATGCCATTTTACAATTAAGCCAAACAGAAAATCAATTGGCACTTTCGGAAAAGATGACTGAGCTCGGTAAACTCGTTGCAGGAGTTGCACATGAAATCAATAACCCACTCAGTGCAATCAAAGCATCGATTGAAACTTTAATGGAATCGAAACAAAATGAAACCATTCACTTAGGCACAAAAGAAAATATCTACTCAACACTAGACATTGCTCAAATCCAAACACTTACTCGTATGTTCCAATACCAATCCGACTTTGGGCTTGTGGCAAGTTATACAGAGCGAAAAGAGAAAAAAGCAGAACTCAAAAAAATTCTAAAAGACAATGGTTTGGATTATGAAGAAGCAACCTTAGAAAAATTTCTAGATGTTGGGATCACGAAATTAGAAGAGAATCAAATCCATTTATTACAACAAGGGAAAGACAAACTCACTGATTTGATTTTAGAAGAAAAAAACTTTCGCCTTCACTTATCCATCATTCAAATTGCCGTGGATCGTTCGTCCAAAATCATCCTCGCACTCAAAAACTTTTCAAGAGTCACACATTCAGAACAAAGGAAAATTTTCACCTTACTCGATAACATTGAAACTGTGATTACGATCTATCAGTACAGAATGCGAAGTAAAGTTTCCTTAAAAAAAACATTTTTAACTGATGCTACAATCCTTGGTTGGCCAGAAGACCTAATGCGTGTTTGGACAAACCTCATTCTCAATGCATTGGAAGCGATGAAAACGAAAGGGAATTTAACCATCAGTACAGAAAAAAATGGAAGGCACGTAGAAGTAAAGGTCATTGACAATGGGCCTGGAATCCCGATTGAAATTCAAAATAGAATATTTGAACCATTTTTTACGACCAAACAGCAAGGGGAAGGTACGGGTATGGGACTTGGAATCACGAAGTCCATCATCGAAAAACATTTTGGGAAAATCACAGTGGAATCAGAACCAGGAAGGACTTGTTTTTGTATTCTATTACCTGCGATCGAACTCATCGACCCTCACGCCACGGAATGA